Proteins encoded by one window of Cyclobacteriaceae bacterium:
- a CDS encoding pyridoxal-phosphate dependent enzyme, which translates to MSISKEVIEQAHERIKPYIHRTPVISSAGINEQAGCKIFFKCENFQKIGAFKARGAMNAALSLSKADLEKGLATHSSGNHAQALARAAKLLGVPAYIVMPSTAPEVKKRGVKGFEGKIFECEPTLAARETTLAEVIAQTGATEIHPFNNYDVMAGQATAAKELFEDTDKLDVILAPVGGGGLLSGTALAAKYFSSSTQVIAGEPEGADDAYRSLKSGKIEPSQAKSVADGLLTSLGDKTFPIIRDHVKEIITVSDHEIIAAMRMVWERMKIIIEPSCAVPLAALFKDKKKFARKNVGIILSGGNVDLERACNLFIEYK; encoded by the coding sequence AAGTAATCGAACAAGCCCACGAGCGGATTAAACCCTACATCCACCGCACACCGGTTATCAGCTCGGCTGGTATCAATGAGCAGGCGGGCTGTAAAATCTTTTTCAAGTGTGAGAACTTTCAGAAGATTGGTGCCTTCAAGGCACGTGGTGCTATGAATGCCGCACTTTCGTTAAGTAAAGCAGACCTGGAAAAGGGATTGGCCACGCATTCTTCCGGAAACCACGCGCAGGCACTGGCGCGAGCAGCAAAACTGTTAGGCGTTCCGGCTTACATTGTTATGCCTTCCACTGCACCCGAAGTGAAAAAGCGTGGCGTAAAAGGCTTTGAAGGAAAGATTTTTGAATGTGAGCCCACACTCGCTGCGCGTGAAACCACTTTGGCAGAGGTGATTGCCCAAACGGGCGCAACAGAAATCCATCCATTCAATAATTATGATGTGATGGCCGGCCAGGCAACGGCAGCTAAAGAATTATTTGAAGATACCGATAAACTAGATGTGATTCTGGCTCCCGTTGGCGGTGGTGGATTGTTGAGTGGGACAGCGTTGGCTGCAAAATATTTTTCATCAAGTACTCAGGTAATTGCTGGTGAGCCCGAAGGCGCGGATGATGCTTATCGTTCGTTGAAGAGTGGAAAGATAGAACCCTCGCAAGCAAAATCGGTAGCAGATGGTTTACTTACTTCATTAGGTGATAAAACTTTTCCCATCATTCGGGATCATGTAAAGGAAATTATAACCGTTAGCGATCATGAAATTATTGCGGCCATGCGCATGGTGTGGGAACGCATGAAAATAATTATTGAGCCTTCTTGCGCGGTTCCGTTGGCAGCCTTGTTCAAGGACAAGAAAAAATTCGCGCGAAAAAATGTAGGCATTATTCTATCGGGCGGTAATGTTGATCTGGAACGGGCGTGCAATTTGTTTATCGAGTATAAGTAG
- a CDS encoding M1 family metallopeptidase has protein sequence MLRHLLVFLFACCILTAWAQEPAKWQGKFEQLGTTLPTPNEYRTGSGAPGPRYWQQKADYVINVELNDDNQSITGSETITYHNNSPETLRYLWMQLDQNVIAQNSLKSQTRTNTMRDSIPAKFVAGSLDLYDFDGGYKIKSVKDASGATLSHTINQTMMRVDLPKALGPGQTYTFSVEWSYNIGDRMKDGERSGLEYFPEDGNYVYTIAQFFPRMCVFDDVNGWQNKQFLGQGEFALPFGDYKVKITVPSDHIVASTGSLQNAKDVLSKTELDRFEKAKTSFDKPVIIVTQDEATKKEKTKAKTKKTWEFHADNVRDFAFASSRKFIWDAQAVKINDKTPLAMSFYPKEGNPLWEKESTLAVKNTLEVYSRMTIDYPYPVAISVHAASIGMEYPMICFNFGRPNKDGSYSNNTRTRMIGVIVHEVGHNFFPMIINNDERQWTWMDEGINSFVQLVTELERYPNDNWNRGLPEGLVGYMKGDQSYMRPLMTNSEQIIQFGAEQYQKAATALYILRETVMGKDLFDKSFKEYSQRWAFKHPQPADFFRTMEDASAVDLDWFWRGWFYTTDNVDQTVDYVKWYKLRNEQTKIEKQVTAKKAEAGSGSGKKEFNDFSSGPEPISVLPTDDRFYGEFQGRVDDKALIGKLQDKNIYEIKLSNKGGLMMPVIIEWTFKDGSKEIDRIPAEIWRKNESTVTKVFVKEKEVASVVLDPLKETTDVNTADNVFPKRTTESKFDQFKKGTN, from the coding sequence ATGCTGAGACATCTTCTTGTATTTCTGTTTGCTTGCTGTATCCTTACAGCTTGGGCACAGGAGCCTGCCAAATGGCAAGGTAAGTTTGAACAATTAGGCACCACGTTGCCAACGCCTAATGAATACCGTACAGGCTCGGGCGCACCCGGCCCCCGGTATTGGCAACAAAAAGCCGACTACGTGATTAATGTAGAGCTAAATGACGATAATCAATCCATTACCGGATCGGAAACCATCACGTACCACAACAACTCACCTGAAACGTTGCGGTATTTGTGGATGCAGTTGGATCAGAACGTGATTGCGCAGAACAGTTTGAAAAGCCAGACACGAACCAACACCATGCGCGATTCCATTCCCGCCAAATTCGTAGCCGGATCACTTGATCTGTATGACTTTGATGGTGGGTATAAAATCAAATCAGTAAAAGATGCCAGTGGCGCAACCCTGTCGCACACCATTAACCAAACCATGATGCGCGTGGATTTACCGAAAGCACTTGGCCCCGGTCAAACCTATACGTTTTCTGTAGAGTGGTCGTACAACATTGGCGATCGCATGAAAGACGGTGAGCGCAGCGGGCTGGAATATTTTCCGGAAGATGGAAACTACGTGTATACCATTGCGCAATTTTTTCCGCGCATGTGCGTGTTCGATGATGTAAACGGTTGGCAGAACAAGCAGTTCTTAGGTCAGGGTGAATTTGCCTTGCCTTTTGGCGATTACAAGGTTAAGATTACTGTTCCTTCCGATCACATTGTTGCTTCTACCGGAAGTCTGCAAAATGCAAAGGATGTATTGAGCAAAACCGAACTGGATCGCTTCGAGAAAGCCAAAACTTCGTTTGATAAACCCGTGATTATTGTAACGCAAGACGAAGCCACGAAAAAAGAAAAGACAAAAGCGAAGACGAAAAAAACCTGGGAGTTCCATGCCGATAACGTGCGCGACTTTGCCTTTGCTTCTTCACGCAAATTTATCTGGGACGCACAGGCCGTGAAGATCAATGATAAAACGCCATTGGCGATGTCGTTCTATCCGAAAGAGGGCAATCCGCTTTGGGAAAAAGAATCAACATTAGCAGTAAAGAATACGCTCGAAGTTTATTCCCGCATGACCATCGACTATCCTTATCCGGTAGCGATTTCCGTTCATGCGGCTTCCATTGGTATGGAATATCCGATGATCTGCTTCAACTTCGGTCGCCCGAACAAAGATGGTTCATACAGCAACAACACACGCACCCGCATGATCGGTGTGATTGTACACGAAGTGGGACACAACTTCTTCCCCATGATCATCAACAACGATGAACGCCAGTGGACGTGGATGGATGAAGGCATTAACAGCTTTGTGCAATTGGTAACGGAACTGGAACGCTACCCGAACGACAACTGGAACCGCGGTTTGCCCGAAGGATTGGTGGGTTACATGAAAGGTGATCAATCGTACATGCGCCCGCTCATGACCAACTCGGAACAGATCATTCAGTTTGGTGCGGAGCAATATCAAAAAGCAGCTACCGCGTTGTACATCCTGCGTGAAACCGTAATGGGTAAAGATTTATTCGACAAATCCTTTAAAGAATATTCGCAGCGTTGGGCGTTCAAACACCCACAACCGGCTGACTTCTTCCGTACTATGGAAGATGCATCCGCTGTTGACCTGGATTGGTTCTGGAGAGGCTGGTTCTACACCACGGATAATGTTGACCAAACGGTAGACTATGTGAAGTGGTACAAACTGCGCAACGAGCAAACCAAAATTGAAAAGCAGGTTACTGCAAAGAAAGCCGAAGCGGGATCAGGTTCTGGTAAAAAGGAATTCAATGATTTTTCATCCGGCCCCGAACCGATTAGTGTGTTGCCAACCGATGATCGCTTTTATGGCGAGTTCCAGGGCAGAGTTGATGACAAAGCACTCATCGGAAAACTGCAGGATAAAAATATTTACGAGATCAAGCTTTCCAACAAAGGCGGCCTGATGATGCCGGTAATCATTGAGTGGACATTTAAAGACGGCTCAAAAGAAATTGATCGCATTCCGGCTGAGATCTGGCGTAAAAATGAGAGCACCGTTACCAAAGTTTTTGTGAAGGAGAAAGAAGTGGCAAGCGTAGTGCTCGATCCATTGAAAGAAACAACTGATGTAAACACAGCCGACAACGTGTTTCCGAAACGCACTACTGAATCAAAGTTCGATCAGTTTAAGAAGGGAACGAACTAA
- a CDS encoding HupE/UreJ family protein: MSEFQLYFGLGKDHILDYANGYDHILFVVALCAIYLMRDWKKILILVTAFTIGHSVTLALATLKIIVVNAELIEFLIPLTIFITAVSNIFRRTEVSDRTTYVNYGFALFFGLIHGMGFSNYLQAILGKNSNIVSPLFAFNVGLEVGQIIIVSIFMVASFILVDVFTINRRDWKLVISSAIAGIALILMMEKNPW, encoded by the coding sequence ATGAGCGAGTTTCAACTGTATTTCGGATTAGGCAAGGATCACATTCTGGATTATGCCAATGGTTACGATCACATTCTTTTCGTGGTAGCCCTATGCGCCATTTATCTGATGCGCGATTGGAAAAAAATTCTGATTCTGGTAACGGCTTTTACCATCGGTCATTCCGTTACGTTGGCATTGGCTACCCTGAAAATAATTGTGGTCAATGCCGAACTGATTGAGTTTCTCATTCCGCTAACGATTTTCATAACCGCAGTATCCAACATCTTCCGCAGAACGGAAGTATCCGATCGTACAACCTATGTCAATTATGGGTTTGCCCTTTTCTTCGGGCTGATTCACGGCATGGGCTTCTCGAATTACCTGCAAGCCATTTTAGGCAAGAACAGCAATATTGTATCCCCGCTTTTTGCCTTTAATGTAGGCCTTGAGGTAGGTCAGATAATTATCGTTTCCATATTTATGGTGGCTAGTTTTATCTTGGTAGATGTCTTTACCATAAACCGAAGAGACTGGAAACTGGTCATATCATCGGCCATTGCCGGAATTGCGTTGATCTTGATGATGGAAAAAAATCCCTGGTAA
- a CDS encoding gliding motility lipoprotein GldB encodes MKRYFNITGFVVGLAALLSSCGGDKEETCVFIPPVTEKVSVDYLQLSDSVVQLETKEEVIAFLGRYPIIRDNFLRRSMYPSDAEFVEDLYKRFTNNYMDTLRADVKRVFGDEQNLKQQFEEAFSNLKYYYPDFVPPKIITLVTGLDNDMLMSDSLIVVSLDYFIGPGAKYRPNMYEYLLRQYTKDNIVPSVMLLYGMNRFNYSNPEDQTTLADMVAFGKSYYFAKHMLPCVPDSIFIWYTAEEIKGAEKNQDLIWYRLIEDQVLYATSHMTKQKFLGERPVTIEVGEKCPGRIGQWVGWEIVKSYMKANPETTLPELMQMLDADKLFKESKYKPERKSA; translated from the coding sequence ATGAAAAGATATTTTAACATTACGGGTTTTGTTGTTGGATTAGCAGCCCTGTTAAGCAGTTGCGGAGGTGATAAAGAAGAGACTTGTGTATTTATTCCTCCGGTAACCGAAAAAGTTTCTGTTGATTACCTGCAACTTTCTGATTCAGTAGTGCAGCTTGAGACTAAAGAAGAAGTCATTGCCTTCCTCGGCCGCTACCCGATTATCCGCGATAATTTTCTGCGTAGATCCATGTACCCAAGTGATGCAGAGTTTGTGGAGGATTTATACAAACGATTCACCAACAATTATATGGATACGCTTCGTGCGGATGTGAAGCGCGTATTTGGTGATGAACAAAATTTAAAGCAACAGTTCGAAGAAGCGTTCAGCAACTTGAAATACTATTATCCGGATTTTGTTCCGCCAAAAATCATTACGCTGGTAACCGGATTGGATAATGATATGCTCATGTCTGATTCGCTTATTGTGGTAAGTCTTGATTATTTCATTGGACCCGGTGCCAAGTATCGTCCGAACATGTATGAATATTTATTGCGCCAATACACCAAAGATAACATTGTGCCTTCGGTGATGCTGCTGTATGGCATGAACCGCTTCAACTACAGCAATCCGGAAGACCAAACTACCCTCGCTGATATGGTAGCGTTTGGTAAGTCGTACTACTTTGCCAAGCACATGTTACCCTGCGTGCCCGATAGTATTTTTATCTGGTACACCGCTGAAGAAATAAAAGGCGCAGAAAAGAATCAGGATTTGATTTGGTATCGGCTTATAGAAGACCAGGTACTGTATGCTACCAGCCACATGACCAAGCAAAAGTTTTTGGGCGAACGCCCGGTAACCATTGAAGTAGGGGAGAAGTGTCCTGGCCGAATCGGGCAGTGGGTTGGCTGGGAGATTGTGAAAAGCTACATGAAGGCAAACCCGGAAACTACGCTTCCGGAATTGATGCAGATGCTGGATGCCGATAAGTTGTTTAAGGAATCGAAATACAAGCCTGAGCGGAAATCAGCGTAA
- the tpiA gene encoding triose-phosphate isomerase: MRAKIVAGNWKMNKSLEEANTLTSEIAGMVADEVRGDVKVVLCTPFPYLLPVKKLIGEQTRIAVGAQNCSEHEAGAYTGEVSAPMLASMHIPYVILGHSERRQYFGEGGALLAKKVDVALKHNLIPIYCCGEPLEVRERNEHEVLVKQQVEESLFHLDSETIKKIVIAYEPVWAIGTGKTASAQQAQDMHAVIRKHLASKYGQPVADSISILYGGSVNAANAKELFACADVDGGLVGGASLKSREFVEIIKSI, translated from the coding sequence ATGAGAGCAAAAATTGTAGCCGGTAACTGGAAAATGAACAAATCGCTGGAAGAAGCGAATACGTTAACCTCGGAAATCGCGGGCATGGTAGCCGATGAAGTTCGGGGTGATGTAAAGGTGGTGTTGTGTACACCCTTCCCGTATTTGTTGCCGGTGAAAAAATTGATTGGCGAGCAAACCCGAATAGCTGTGGGCGCACAAAACTGCAGTGAGCATGAAGCCGGTGCATACACCGGTGAAGTATCTGCACCCATGTTGGCGTCCATGCATATTCCATACGTGATACTGGGCCACAGCGAGCGCAGGCAATATTTTGGTGAAGGGGGTGCATTGCTGGCAAAGAAGGTTGATGTGGCTTTGAAGCATAACCTTATTCCGATTTATTGTTGTGGCGAGCCGCTTGAAGTGCGTGAACGCAATGAACATGAAGTCCTGGTGAAACAACAAGTAGAAGAAAGCTTGTTCCATCTGGATTCAGAAACGATAAAGAAGATTGTCATTGCTTACGAACCGGTTTGGGCCATTGGTACAGGAAAAACCGCCAGCGCACAACAAGCACAAGACATGCACGCTGTTATTCGTAAGCACCTGGCTAGTAAGTATGGTCAGCCCGTAGCCGATTCCATTTCTATTTTATATGGAGGAAGTGTAAACGCAGCCAATGCAAAAGAGTTATTCGCTTGCGCAGATGTAGACGGTGGCTTGGTTGGAGGCGCTTCGTTGAAGTCGCGGGAGTTTGTGGAAATTATTAAGTCGATTTGA
- a CDS encoding nucleotidyl transferase AbiEii/AbiGii toxin family protein, giving the protein MNQAKSNSLDVIFQVNELAWALYNSNPANEMKTMASKDDVTLLVGNLNKHGVRFILIGGFAMAFHGHVRATNDIDFWIENTPENMDKLRQALLDSGVAEAQIMRNTMQLVGGFTVFNLMETGFQIDLMHNLKAFKEIDFNQCYARVQRANYNGVDISVLNAEDLLKEKRETNRDKDQGDISFLEALIVKLKKLL; this is encoded by the coding sequence ATGAATCAGGCAAAATCAAATTCACTGGATGTTATTTTTCAGGTAAATGAACTCGCCTGGGCATTATACAATTCAAATCCAGCTAACGAAATGAAAACAATGGCCAGCAAAGATGATGTTACCCTATTGGTAGGTAACCTCAACAAACATGGTGTTCGGTTTATCCTTATTGGTGGATTTGCGATGGCTTTTCATGGGCATGTGCGGGCAACGAATGATATTGATTTTTGGATAGAGAACACTCCGGAGAATATGGATAAATTGCGTCAAGCGTTGTTGGACAGTGGCGTTGCGGAAGCACAAATCATGCGTAATACGATGCAGTTGGTAGGCGGGTTCACGGTGTTCAACTTAATGGAAACCGGATTTCAAATTGACTTAATGCATAACCTTAAAGCATTCAAAGAAATTGATTTTAATCAGTGCTATGCACGTGTGCAGCGAGCTAACTACAATGGTGTTGATATCTCTGTACTTAATGCTGAAGATTTACTGAAAGAGAAGCGCGAAACTAACCGTGATAAAGATCAGGGAGATATTTCGTTTTTAGAAGCCTTGATAGTAAAGCTCAAGAAATTGCTATAG
- the prmA gene encoding 50S ribosomal protein L11 methyltransferase, whose amino-acid sequence MHYTRLQVICNSDFAEILMAEIAEVGFDTFMETETGFEAFAEQNQYDKQKLQEIKDRYTAHTPVVFYIDRVEKKNWNEEWEKNYEPIIVEDIIIVRAEFHQPEKKYPIELIITPKMSFGTGHHQTTYLMLKAQLQLDHQNKMVMDAGTGTAVLAIMASKRGAKKIEAFDIDSWSVENGNENAAINQCSNIHIRQGKIDELTFAEPFDIILANINKNILLSEMHHYAAHLKSGGQLLLSGFYEKDIADLTEKASQYNLHPVLSDTRDDWACLLLQKNNA is encoded by the coding sequence ATGCACTACACCCGCCTCCAGGTAATCTGCAACTCCGACTTCGCGGAAATTCTCATGGCCGAAATAGCAGAGGTTGGCTTTGATACGTTTATGGAAACGGAAACCGGTTTTGAAGCTTTTGCCGAGCAGAATCAGTACGACAAACAAAAACTGCAGGAGATCAAAGATCGGTACACGGCACACACGCCCGTAGTTTTTTACATCGATCGGGTGGAAAAGAAAAACTGGAATGAAGAATGGGAGAAAAATTATGAGCCGATAATTGTTGAAGACATCATTATCGTTCGCGCTGAATTTCACCAACCGGAAAAGAAATACCCGATTGAACTCATCATCACTCCGAAAATGTCGTTTGGCACCGGGCATCATCAAACCACGTACCTGATGCTGAAGGCACAACTTCAACTGGATCATCAAAATAAAATGGTGATGGATGCCGGAACTGGCACAGCCGTGCTGGCTATCATGGCATCAAAACGTGGAGCAAAAAAAATTGAAGCCTTTGATATTGATAGCTGGAGTGTGGAGAACGGAAATGAAAATGCAGCGATCAACCAGTGTTCCAATATTCACATCCGTCAGGGCAAAATTGATGAGCTTACTTTTGCAGAGCCTTTCGACATCATCCTCGCGAACATCAACAAGAATATTTTACTAAGTGAAATGCACCACTATGCTGCTCACCTGAAATCCGGAGGTCAGTTATTGTTAAGTGGTTTTTATGAGAAGGACATTGCCGACTTAACGGAAAAGGCCTCGCAGTATAACCTGCATCCGGTGCTGTCGGATACCCGCGATGACTGGGCCTGTCTGCTGCTCCAAAAGAACAACGCTTGA